GCGACTGCTTATTACCTAGGAAATGTTggcgaaaaaaataattaattagtctTTTTCTCAGAAAATATTCCTAAGGACGATATATTTTTAGCAATTAATTGCTTTCCTTTGGCCTTCCGTTATCTAATGTTATCGAATGTAAGGTCGTTTTCTTGATAATCCAAGATGTatcgagaaaataaaaatggacgCGAATCTAATTGGAACGTTTTACATTGATGCAATATAATCGTGACTTTTAATAGACTAACAAGAAATAAACGGAGCAAACTACATTAAACGATTCGGATGATTTCACGCTTACACATCGTTCAATGCAATTCCTATAGACATCAGTCACTCACACGCCGATGATACTTCGCAAACCGGACCGGAGGGCaaggaagaaaaggaagagaaggaggcCCAGGCAGAGTAAGAGGAAGCtaaaggaaaaaggaagaagTGCAAGAAAACTAAATAGACCTgcaggagaaagagagaaagagaggagagagcaAGCGTCGCGTGCATTAATTCAGAACAAGGTCTACAACCCTATGCAAATCTCTCGTGTACAGGAAATCCTAGGAGGCCGCCTAGGgtcttatctctctctctctctctctctttctctctctatcgtCTTGGAAATCATACCGGACCATAACGCGTTATTCATCCTTGTGTTTAATACATCTCGCGCGAACGTGATAGCTCGCGGCAGAAAATAAATTGTGCAATAGAGACCATTCATTTTTGGAACACGGACGCATATGATTTCCAAGATTGCGACGTAATGTAAACGCATGTGTCTATATCACAAAAGAGTTCTAtaacattttttcacaattttgctTCTTTTAAacgttagaaaaaaaatctacttTAGTCCAGAAGCAGaacactatttaaaaatatcagttttaattaatgaaattattgaaagtgaaatatttagaaaatatttcaacatatgtaagaaatatttaataatctaaagttaattttaactaatcTTTCTGGAAGCATCTATGTATGTAAGTTGATTGCGTAAAACGTcatgacaaaatatatatgataactTACTGTGACGATGACAACTTCCGTTTGCGTTCTTCAGACGAGACGTTGGCCTGCAAGGTAGCTTGATGATTTGCATATttctgtatattataaaatttcccTTTGGACAAGTTCGTCATTACGGCGTTTGCCTGATCGCGACGATACAAACCTACGTACGCGGATGTATCGGATAACCACGAAATGAATCCGCCTCCTGTTAACAAAGAGAggacattattatattttttcatgtatattCCTTGTATCAATTTTAGTTTTGTTACGAAAAAGAAAATCGttcattttgtattattttatgtataatttgatGCTTACCAAATGGACTAAAGAGTTGACTTATATCCGAGTGTTTCCACTCTTTGGGGAATGTTAAGTGAAATACGTGTTCTCTGCTAGGATttgctagaaaaaaaaaatatcgttaaGATATATTCCTCTCCTCTTCCACCTCCCTCCGTCCCAGTAATTTTCGAAAGTTTTAAGAACATTAATACAGTAACACTTTTTAATGATACCACAATACTTACGATCCTTTCCTACCAAATTTATGTATGGAAAATCCTTCAGTCTTGCTATAGGTAatctgtacaaaaaaaaaaaaaaacaaaaataaataaataaataaaattaagatttttaaaaataaaaaaatgtaagatattatttttgctATGGATGTAGAATACTCACTTGTTGAGAAAAGAATTGAGCAACGGTGAGTTTGCTAAAACTGTGGCATTTTCAGAGCCTGAAATAAGCAATAGTTCAAATATGTAttggcaaaattaaaaaataattattcacgTATTAATTTAGTTCATCCATCGATGTAAGTACTTGATTgtgaagaaaataatacaaatagatataaataataaaggaaCATACACTTTCtactttacaatatatataaaatataatttttatatttaatataatcaattacttacaaagataaataatatcaaCAAAGATACTATCCGTCATTGTAATACTTGTACCTGATACATTGTTACTGACCAAGATAATTGGACATTGCAATAAAGCATAATCCAGTGATGTACGCATCATATCCTGCTTCATGTGATTTTTCTGTTGATACAGAATAACTGCGTCCTTCCACAGATTCGATTTCGGGAATCGAGAAAGGAGGTTTGCTCAAAGTTTCCAATAAGAAGTTCAAATTCGACGATGACACAAGCTCTTTAAATTGATGCGATTGACAAATGACTTTTGTATccaataaacttaaaaaaaaaaagatctttgcAATAACTTTCATTTCAGAtattaaagcaaataatattaaaagttaaaatttaatataaatatttaaagtaggCTCTGAAATGAGTTTTGATCTTGATCTCTGTCCCATGCTTTCTcaatttataaagttaaaaagttgaaCAATTTTGAGTAACAGAGTGATCATTGCGAAAACCATGAACTAACACatacataaatgtttataacttaCTTAGGAAACAAGCCATGAATCAAACTCTTGAATTCTGAATAATCACTTGGTAAAGGTGTAAAAAACTGATGTATGATATGACACAGATCTAACAACATATTATGTCCTACTATTATCTTttcctgaaacaaaaaaattgaaatatatttaaacacaattataaataaacaaaaagaaatcacATATAAAGTCAAGCAATGtccttttcttattttaaagaatacaaaaaaatattgctcataaaaagttttaagattgtttaaaaaaaatatttacattattaattcacctactaaagttttaatataattaaaacttttgtatactTACAGATTCTACTATCTTCTTCAACAAGCTGCTGAGTCCTACAGCCTGCTTAACCTCCAATTTTTCCTTTTCACGTTTCTCATTGTCTTttccctcctcttcctccttggTACCTGCTCTCTGCACCAAAAGACACTGCCAGGTATTCTCAATTTTAGTTTCAATTCTCACTTTGTTGGGCCATCTGGCTCGTGCCTCTTGATATACCAATCTTCTCATAAAACCGTTACATCTGTCTATCGTCAACTCTTTTGCATCTGAGGCAAGAAAATTCTCTATTCTAGAACTGAAATTTACATACTATatattttctgataaaaaattataattttcagacAGTGTCTCCTACAGAAATGCTTCTCTTTTAACTTTACTTTGCTATGTCAAAGGAAATATTGAACAAAAACACAGTTACCATATTTCTTCTATTTGAGGCCTGTCGTTATCCGATATTGGAATTATGTCTTGGTTGTTCTCCTCTTTAAGTTTCTGTTTCTCCTCCATACGCTTGACAAGCTTCTCCTCATCGCTCGCGCAGAGATACGGTATACCATGCTTGAACAGTTTGTTGAAGTCAAAGTCTTGATTTGCCAAAAACACTATAGACGACGCCTGACACATAAACCTGCTGTCTGGCGCCTGGCGATTCATCGGTTTGGGAAACACATAGAAATTATAAGAACGCTGAGAATATCTGCAATCAAACACACCACATTGTTTCTTCCATTTCTCATCTCTCTTCACTACTTTCAAAAACTTTGGTTTGCTTCAAATAAACTTACTAAAAGTCATTCTACAATAGTATAAGCCTTTAGTATCTTCTATTAAAATGTAGTTATATTTGTAAAGTATTATAAGACCCAGTTGTACATCCAATGTAAACAAACTCTAATATCAGTTTTTCTTATTCTTAGAACttagattaaaaagaaattaaactgAGATTGAAGCAAAACTGTATTGGAGGAAATAAATAgccttgttttctattcctgcactagactgcactggaacattccttcttgctttcgctgactatcaaatatatatctatttcat
The Solenopsis invicta isolate M01_SB chromosome 16, UNIL_Sinv_3.0, whole genome shotgun sequence genome window above contains:
- the LOC105203777 gene encoding poly(A)-specific ribonuclease PARN — its product is MEVTNSNFQEVLCELESVLKNATFLSIDGEFTGLNSGPEAGPFDTPAQYYGKLRAGSMDFLLVQFGLSVFTYDSETNKYSQRSYNFYVFPKPMNRQAPDSRFMCQASSIVFLANQDFDFNKLFKHGIPYLCASDEEKLVKRMEEKQKLKEENNQDIIPISDNDRPQIEEICSRIENFLASDAKELTIDRCNGFMRRLVYQEARARWPNKVRIETKIENTWQCLLVQRAGTKEEEEGKDNEKREKEKLEVKQAVGLSSLLKKIVESEKIIVGHNMLLDLCHIIHQFFTPLPSDYSEFKSLIHGLFPNLLDTKVICQSHQFKELVSSSNLNFLLETLSKPPFSIPEIESVEGRSYSVSTEKSHEAGYDAYITGLCFIAMSNYLGSENATVLANSPLLNSFLNKLPIARLKDFPYINLVGKDPNPSREHVFHLTFPKEWKHSDISQLFSPFGGGFISWLSDTSAYVGLYRRDQANAVMTNLSKGKFYNIQKYANHQATLQANVSSEERKRKLSSSQNVDVKDDEKSTARNGVKAPKDNDDWQVATGKKRKKRKEQQATTVAEDKKAFEENDAWE